A DNA window from Mastacembelus armatus chromosome 11, fMasArm1.2, whole genome shotgun sequence contains the following coding sequences:
- the LOC113126260 gene encoding neurofilament heavy polypeptide-like, with protein MGAGWHRKAVGVWSRLLALAELALSPLMPLRYSQRGRWRTPAWCRGVKDQLSLGQPAKPVKAQAKPVKAQAKPVKAQAKPVKAQAKPVKAQAKPVKTQAKPVKAQAKPVKAQAKPVKAQAKPVKTQAKPVKAQAKPVKAQAKPIKVQAKPVKTQAKLVKAQAKPVKTQAKLVKAQAKPVKTQAKLVKAQAKPVKAHPLSGRSF; from the exons ATGGGGGCTGGATGGCACAGGAAGGCGGTCGGTGTCTGGTCTCGCCTCCTTGCTTTGGCTGAGCTCGCCCTGAGCCCTTTGATGCCACTGCGTTATTCTCAGAGAGGCAGGTGGCGGACTCCGGCTTGGTGCCGGGGAGTGAAGGATCAGCTCAGCTTGGGACAGCCg GCTAAACCAGTCAAAGCTCAGGCTAAACCAGTCAAAGCTCAGGCTAAACCAGTCAAAGCTCAGGCTAAACCAGTCAAAGCTCAGGCTAAACCAGTCAAAGCTCAGGCTAAACCAGTCAAAACTCAGGCTAAACCAGTCAAAGCTCAGGCTAAACCAGTCAAAGCTCAGGCTAAACCAGTCAAAGCTCAGGCTAAACCAGTCAAAACTCAGGCTAAACCAGTCAAAGCTCAGGCTAAACCAGTCAAAGCTCAGGCTAAACCAATCAAAGTTCAGGCTAAACCAGTCAAAACTCAGGCTAAACTAGTCAAAGCTCAGGCTAAACCAGTCAAAACTCAGGCTAAACTAGTCAAAGCTCAGGCTAAACCAGTCAAAACTCAGGCTAAACTAGTCAAAGCTCAGGCTAAACCAGTCAAAGCACATCCACTCTCAGGTCGGTCATTTTAA